ACAAACTATAAGAACATACAAAAGatccataaaacaaaataaatacatatgcAATGTTATACAACCGAGAACatgtaaaaaatgttaaaatgtcATTAAAAATTGCCGACTTTCAAATCCGACACACTTTTTAAGCAATTGGAACTTTAAAAAgtaacaataaaaattaaaatttattagatatatttatattatttcgcACAAGATATAGTTGTTAAAAATTGATGTGTTTATAACAACTATATCAAtcttataaatcatttaacaCTTTCAGAATTGAGATTATCCACTTCCAAAGACATGCCTCCACACCAGAATTTACTGTTTTTACACGAATTATATAGTTAATAAGACTATCTCTAATGATTTTtctcatattctttttttttagtgagaTAAATTTAGAATAAATTTGAGTTTGTTCTAatgatttttctcaaaaaaatatttaaaaaatattttacagtaAACAATTGTTATTAATTCTAATACTTCTCTTTATCttagaaattcaaaattttatactaaaattgtgtgtataataacattttaaatttcattaaagtataaaatacataattttagtaataaaaaacattatataaaaatcAAGAATTCACTTTGTAAATAAAgaactcaaaaataaaataagattataTGAATATACTTTTTGCAAATTTAAGGAAACACTGTTCACATCCAACTTTTTCTTTCATCGCTATTAAACAAATTTACCGTtaattttgatgtttccttcAAAATGAGAGGCAATTGGAGATGATCTACTAGTCTTATTGTTTTTCCTTAACATAGGCTTCAAAATACTGTTCACTGTCTATGCAGTTATTGACGAGAATCAAAGAACAAATGAGAATTCCAGTAAATTAAAGTACAATTCTGATCACACACTTTTTTTACACTATTTACAcaagcaatgagccaatgatagtagtaactaaaataaaagtcaCTCCAACACAACACAGAAACACAAACCATGTGAAAGTGGAGAATCATCTCTGCTTTCATCGCATTAGACCTCTTCTACAACTTTCAGAGAGCCCTAAGAACAACTTTGCTAGTTGCATGAACACCCTTAGCAGCTATCTTCAACGCACCACGAGCTTGATATAACCTGAAATTAAACACCAAAATGCTACATAACTCGACGCAGTTGATCCCAAACCAGTTGCATAGTATTTGTGTTTCAAAATATCATAGAAACACCAGCAGAAGAATCAGTCATACCCTCCAAAAGCAAGTCCCCATGTGGAAAACGTGTAGAACATTTTCCCCGCATGCCATATATCCACTACCCTCCCTACCTTGCTCAGAGCACTAACTTCTTGCGCCAGAACTGCAGAAGACCGAGAAGGCACGTGCATAAGAAAAGGAACTTTGAAATGATTCACAACTCTCAAAGAGAGTAAACTTACTCTTTTGAAGCTCTTCAGGTTTGAGAATCTGCAGTTTTTTAAATAAGTAGCCAAAGTGGATTATGAGATCAAAGTAGTGAAATCCAAAACAAATGCTCAGAAAAAGAAACTAGGATAAACAATATACCTTAGCCTTGGGGTTTGACATGATGCATTTAGCTAAAAAGTGGGCAACAGCATCAACCACATGCTCCTCATTCACAACAATGTAATGGTCGTTATCAATTGCGCTTTTTTCCTCGACATTGCTAGGGATCATGTCGTCTGTTACCAAAACCCACCAGCTTGGCTCTTGATGATCAATCTCTATAAGAACTTCAACAGTCTGTACATCATCTTCTGCACAAATAAACCAAGCAGATTGGATGAAATAAATTTGAGACTACACACCTTTAAACGAATAACAAGATTTCAATTATTATTTAGAAGTCATCAAACAATTTCATCTGGAATTTTAAACCCAATGATTCAATAACATAGTCTTGATATGCATTGAACTTGGTATGACTCGCAACAACATAAAGGAATCTGGACTGCGATTTCGAGTTTAGTCACTTGTATTGGACTAAACCGGAAGtccattattatttataaggGATATTGTATCCTGAAAAACACCTTCAACCTCAATCAAGTTAACAATATTGTTTCCACTTATGTTCTTATATATAACACACATGATTTTGCCAACCCAATTCACTAACCATAAATACCTGTAGGCTCTTTGAACGGAAAC
This Brassica napus cultivar Da-Ae chromosome C6, Da-Ae, whole genome shotgun sequence DNA region includes the following protein-coding sequences:
- the BNAC06G00750D gene encoding uncharacterized protein BNAC06G00750D isoform X1, with the translated sequence MAGHHAMEVTKTVLEVADVAWTAVEVYHHHHNHHSDEGENHEESTNPITDPRDRELEALRKENLRLRTLLEANLKLFETLAESAALSHDCPKDIYARLVAMVTSRDFLARLESLRQALSNGTQNQFPFKEPTGIYEDDVQTVEVLIEIDHQEPSWWVLVTDDMIPSNVEEKSAIDNDHYIVVNEEHVVDAVAHFLAKCIMSNPKAKILKPEELQKILAQEVSALSKVGRVVDIWHAGKMFYTFSTWGLAFGGLYQARGALKIAAKGVHATSKVVLRAL
- the BNAC06G00750D gene encoding uncharacterized protein BNAC06G00750D isoform X2; the encoded protein is MAGHHAMEVTKTVLEVADVAWTAVEVYHHHHNHHSDEGENHEESTNPITDPRDRELEALRKENLRLRTLLEANLKLFETLAESAALSHDCPKDIYARLVAMVTSRDFLARLESLRQALSNGTQNQFPFKEPTEDDVQTVEVLIEIDHQEPSWWVLVTDDMIPSNVEEKSAIDNDHYIVVNEEHVVDAVAHFLAKCIMSNPKAKILKPEELQKILAQEVSALSKVGRVVDIWHAGKMFYTFSTWGLAFGGLYQARGALKIAAKGVHATSKVVLRAL